One Frankia alni ACN14a DNA window includes the following coding sequences:
- the rpsO gene encoding 30S ribosomal protein S15, whose product MPLASDVKQKIMSDYATVERDTGSPEVQVAMLTRRISDLTEHLKVHKHDHHSRRGLLLLVGRRRRLLNYLSKTDINRYRALIERLGLRR is encoded by the coding sequence GTGCCGCTCGCGAGCGACGTCAAGCAGAAGATCATGTCCGATTACGCCACCGTTGAGCGGGACACCGGCTCACCCGAGGTGCAGGTCGCGATGCTGACCCGTCGGATCAGCGACCTGACCGAGCACCTCAAGGTGCACAAGCACGACCACCACAGCCGCCGCGGTCTGCTCCTGCTCGTCGGGCGCCGCCGCCGGCTGCTGAACTACCTGTCGAAGACGGATATCAACCGATACCGGGCCCTGATCGAGCGACTCGGGCTACGGCGGTAG
- a CDS encoding bifunctional riboflavin kinase/FAD synthetase, whose protein sequence is MQTWRGAENTPAEWRGGVVTIGFFDGVHLGHRQIIGQAVARARERGERAVVLTFDPHPGEVLRPGSHPALLTTLRHKAELLAAIGVDALCVQPFTLDFSRLPPPEFVHGMLVEQLGARVVVVGENFTYGHRAAGTLATLAADGAREGFEVDGVRLVRSGDRVLSSTEIRRRVAEGDVESAAAALARRHRVEGVVVHGDARGRTIGYPTANVEVTPWAAVPADGVYAGFACWDGHRQPAAISIGTNPTFAGRERRVEAFLLDFDGDLYGEYMAYEFTSRLRPTLRFESVDELVTQMAADVEATRTVTLPV, encoded by the coding sequence GTGCAAACGTGGCGAGGGGCGGAGAACACGCCGGCCGAGTGGCGCGGCGGGGTCGTCACGATCGGTTTCTTCGACGGGGTGCACCTCGGGCATCGGCAGATCATCGGGCAGGCGGTGGCCCGCGCCCGGGAGCGCGGCGAGCGGGCCGTCGTCCTCACCTTCGATCCGCATCCGGGGGAGGTGCTCCGTCCCGGCAGCCATCCGGCCCTGCTGACGACGCTGCGGCACAAGGCCGAGCTGCTCGCGGCGATCGGCGTCGACGCGCTGTGCGTGCAGCCGTTCACGCTGGACTTCAGCCGGCTCCCCCCGCCCGAGTTCGTGCACGGGATGCTCGTCGAACAGCTCGGTGCGAGGGTGGTAGTCGTGGGGGAGAACTTCACCTACGGCCACCGGGCCGCCGGCACGCTGGCCACGCTGGCGGCGGACGGGGCCCGGGAGGGGTTCGAGGTCGACGGGGTCCGCCTGGTCCGCTCGGGGGACCGGGTGCTGTCCTCGACGGAGATCCGCCGTCGCGTCGCCGAGGGCGACGTGGAGTCGGCCGCCGCGGCCCTGGCCCGGCGACATCGGGTCGAGGGTGTGGTCGTGCACGGCGACGCCCGCGGCCGGACGATCGGCTATCCGACGGCCAACGTCGAGGTGACGCCATGGGCGGCGGTGCCGGCCGACGGGGTGTACGCGGGCTTCGCCTGCTGGGACGGCCACCGTCAGCCCGCCGCGATCTCGATCGGGACGAACCCGACGTTCGCCGGCCGGGAGCGGCGGGTGGAGGCGTTCCTGCTGGACTTCGACGGCGATCTCTACGGCGAGTACATGGCCTACGAGTTCACCAGCCGCCTGCGTCCGACGCTGCGCTTCGAGTCGGTGGACGAGCTCGTCACCCAGATGGCTGCCGACGTCGAGGCGACCAGGACGGTCACCCTGCCCGTCTGA
- a CDS encoding polyribonucleotide nucleotidyltransferase has product MDDSTHAAEAVIATPAGNRTVRFETGRLARQAAGSAVAYLGDTMVLSATTVSKQPKEQLDFFPLTVDVEERMYAAGRIPGSFFRREGRPSEDAILTCRLIDRPLRPSFAKGLRNEIQVVATVLALDPDTLYDVVAINAASASTTLSGLPFTGPIGATRVGYVDGEWIAFPTHAELARATFDMVVAGRVVEDGSDVAIMMVEAEATPGTVELIAGGAPAPTEEVVAAGLEAAKPAIRELCRAQSELASLAGKAATREFPVFIDHHDDVLEALSAAVGDELSAALRIAGKSERENELDRVRQLAAEKVAAQFEGREKEIGAAYRALTKKLVRSRIVTEGVRIDGRSTTEIRELSAEVDYIPRVHGSALFERGETQILGVTTLAMLRMEQTVDTLNPDRTKRYMHNYNFPPYSTGETGRVGSPKRREIGHGALAERALLPVLPSREEFPYAIRQVSEALGSNGSTSMGSVCASTLSLLNAGVPLKAPVAGIAMGLVHADDAYVTLTDILGAEDAYGDMDFKVAGTRDFVTALQLDTKLDGIPASVLASALQQARGARLAILDVMAEAIGSPDEMSAHAPRVISVKIPVDKIGEVIGPKGKMINQIQADSGAEITVEDDGTIYIGAADGTSAETARSAINAIANPQMPEVGERYLGTIVKITNFGAFVSLTPGRDGLLHVSKLKTLSGGKRVEKVEDVLTVGQKLQVEITEIDARGKISLSPSAEAADAAAAS; this is encoded by the coding sequence GTGGACGACTCGACACATGCGGCCGAGGCGGTCATTGCGACCCCGGCCGGAAACCGTACGGTGCGCTTCGAGACCGGTCGGCTGGCCAGGCAGGCCGCCGGTTCCGCCGTCGCCTACCTGGGCGACACGATGGTGCTCTCGGCGACGACGGTCAGCAAGCAGCCCAAGGAACAGCTCGACTTCTTCCCCCTGACGGTGGACGTCGAGGAGCGGATGTACGCCGCGGGGCGGATCCCCGGCTCGTTCTTCCGTCGCGAGGGCCGGCCCAGTGAGGACGCGATCCTCACCTGCCGCCTCATCGACCGGCCGCTGCGCCCCTCGTTCGCCAAGGGGCTGCGCAACGAGATCCAGGTCGTGGCCACGGTGCTGGCCCTCGACCCGGACACTCTCTACGACGTGGTCGCGATCAACGCGGCCAGCGCGTCGACGACCCTGTCCGGGCTGCCCTTCACCGGGCCGATCGGCGCCACCCGGGTCGGGTACGTCGACGGCGAGTGGATCGCCTTCCCGACGCATGCGGAGCTGGCCCGGGCCACCTTCGACATGGTCGTGGCCGGTCGTGTCGTCGAGGACGGCTCGGACGTGGCGATCATGATGGTCGAGGCCGAGGCGACCCCGGGCACGGTGGAGCTGATCGCCGGCGGCGCGCCCGCGCCGACCGAGGAGGTCGTCGCCGCGGGCCTCGAGGCCGCCAAGCCCGCCATCCGCGAGCTGTGTCGCGCCCAGAGCGAGCTGGCCTCGCTCGCCGGCAAGGCGGCGACGCGGGAGTTCCCGGTCTTCATCGACCACCACGACGACGTGCTCGAGGCGCTGTCCGCCGCCGTCGGCGACGAGCTGTCCGCCGCGCTGCGCATCGCCGGCAAGTCCGAGCGGGAGAACGAGCTCGACCGGGTCCGCCAGTTGGCCGCGGAGAAGGTCGCCGCCCAGTTCGAGGGGCGGGAGAAGGAGATCGGCGCCGCCTACCGGGCGCTGACCAAGAAGCTCGTCCGCTCCCGCATCGTCACCGAGGGCGTGCGGATCGACGGCCGGTCGACGACGGAGATCCGCGAGCTGTCGGCCGAGGTCGACTACATCCCGCGGGTGCACGGCTCGGCGCTGTTCGAGCGGGGTGAGACCCAGATCCTCGGCGTCACCACGCTGGCGATGCTGCGCATGGAGCAGACGGTCGACACGCTCAACCCCGACCGCACCAAGCGTTACATGCACAACTACAACTTCCCGCCGTACTCCACCGGCGAGACCGGTCGCGTCGGGTCGCCGAAGCGGCGCGAGATCGGCCATGGTGCGCTCGCCGAGCGGGCACTGCTGCCGGTACTGCCCAGCCGCGAGGAGTTCCCCTACGCGATCCGGCAGGTCTCCGAGGCGCTGGGCTCCAACGGCTCGACGTCGATGGGGTCGGTCTGCGCGAGCACGCTGTCCCTGCTCAACGCCGGCGTGCCGCTCAAGGCGCCGGTCGCCGGGATCGCGATGGGGCTCGTGCACGCCGACGACGCCTACGTCACGCTGACCGACATCCTCGGCGCCGAGGACGCGTACGGCGACATGGACTTCAAGGTCGCCGGCACCCGCGACTTCGTCACCGCCCTGCAGCTCGACACCAAGCTCGACGGCATTCCCGCCTCGGTGCTGGCCTCGGCCCTGCAACAGGCCCGCGGCGCGCGGCTGGCGATCCTCGACGTCATGGCCGAGGCGATCGGCAGCCCGGACGAGATGTCCGCGCACGCCCCGCGGGTCATCTCGGTCAAGATCCCGGTCGACAAGATCGGCGAGGTCATCGGGCCCAAGGGCAAGATGATCAACCAGATCCAGGCGGACAGCGGCGCCGAGATCACCGTCGAGGACGACGGCACGATCTACATCGGCGCGGCGGACGGCACGTCCGCGGAGACCGCCCGCTCGGCGATCAACGCGATCGCCAATCCGCAGATGCCCGAGGTCGGCGAGCGGTACCTCGGTACCATCGTCAAGATCACCAACTTCGGGGCGTTCGTCTCGCTCACCCCGGGCCGGGACGGCCTGCTGCACGTGTCGAAGCTCAAGACGCTCTCGGGCGGCAAGCGGGTGGAGAAGGTCGAGGACGTGCTGACCGTGGGACAGAAGCTCCAGGTGGAGATCACCGAGATCGACGCCCGCGGCAAGATCAGCCTTTCGCCGAGTGCCGAGGCCGCGGACGCGGCGGCGGCTTCCTGA
- a CDS encoding M16 family metallopeptidase, translated as MSDTPTPDLTRSTDGAGGTGASVRGAADAGERVARLLAGGSGSETLLGGAVRRTVLPGGLRVITERVPGVRSAAIGVWVGVGSRDETPVTAGCSHYLEHLLFKGTPTRDALTISASVEAVGGDLNAFTGKEYTCYYARVLDSDLAMAVGVVADMVTNSLVTADDVEAERGVILEEIAMHEDDPGDVVHDVFAEAMLGASALGRPVLGTIESIEGLGRETIADYYRSRYVPPAMVVSVAGNLEHDRVLALVADAFGDHLTSAGDPSAVRAGRYDYPPAPGIVVSERPTEQANLVLGTVGVSRHDPRRFALGVLSTALGGGMSSRLFQEVREKRGLAYSVYSFASHFADAGLFGVYAGCAPKRADEVLAIARDQVRSIAERGISAEELDRARGQSHGSLVLGLEDTGSRMSRLGKSELVHGELLSVDEIIARVDAVTLDDVRQVAASLVEQPWALGVIGPFDDHDFGAAVAR; from the coding sequence GTGTCCGACACCCCCACCCCTGACCTGACCCGCTCCACCGACGGCGCCGGCGGCACCGGCGCCTCGGTTCGGGGCGCCGCGGACGCCGGCGAGCGGGTGGCCCGCCTGCTCGCCGGGGGCTCCGGCAGCGAGACGTTGCTGGGCGGCGCGGTAAGGCGCACCGTGCTGCCCGGCGGGCTGCGCGTGATCACCGAGCGTGTCCCCGGAGTCCGCTCGGCCGCGATCGGCGTCTGGGTGGGCGTCGGTTCGCGGGACGAGACCCCGGTGACCGCCGGCTGCTCCCACTACCTCGAGCACCTGCTGTTCAAGGGCACCCCGACCCGGGACGCCCTGACGATCAGCGCGTCGGTCGAGGCGGTCGGCGGTGACCTCAACGCCTTCACGGGCAAGGAGTACACCTGCTACTACGCGCGGGTGCTGGACTCCGACCTCGCGATGGCCGTCGGCGTCGTCGCCGACATGGTCACCAACTCGCTGGTGACCGCCGACGACGTCGAGGCCGAGCGTGGCGTGATCCTCGAGGAGATCGCCATGCACGAGGACGACCCGGGCGACGTCGTCCACGACGTCTTCGCCGAGGCGATGCTCGGTGCGTCGGCGCTCGGCCGGCCGGTGCTCGGCACGATCGAGTCGATCGAGGGGCTCGGCCGCGAGACGATCGCCGACTACTACCGATCCCGGTACGTGCCGCCGGCGATGGTCGTCTCGGTCGCCGGGAACCTGGAGCACGATCGCGTGCTCGCGCTCGTCGCGGATGCCTTCGGCGACCATCTGACGTCGGCCGGGGATCCGTCGGCGGTGCGCGCCGGGCGCTACGACTACCCGCCGGCGCCCGGCATCGTCGTGTCGGAGCGGCCCACCGAGCAGGCGAACCTCGTGCTGGGCACGGTCGGGGTGTCCCGGCACGATCCGCGCCGCTTCGCCCTCGGGGTGCTCTCGACGGCGCTGGGCGGTGGGATGAGTTCCCGGCTGTTCCAGGAGGTCCGCGAGAAGCGGGGCCTGGCGTACTCGGTGTACTCGTTCGCGTCGCACTTCGCCGACGCCGGTCTGTTCGGCGTCTACGCCGGCTGCGCGCCCAAGCGCGCCGACGAGGTCCTGGCGATCGCCCGGGACCAGGTGCGGTCCATCGCCGAACGCGGGATCAGCGCCGAGGAGCTCGACCGCGCCCGCGGGCAGAGCCACGGTTCCCTCGTCCTGGGCCTGGAGGACACCGGCTCGCGAATGAGCCGCCTCGGCAAGAGTGAGCTCGTCCACGGCGAGCTGCTGTCCGTCGACGAGATCATCGCCAGGGTGGACGCGGTCACCCTGGACGACGTCAGGCAGGTCGCGGCGAGCCTCGTCGAGCAGCCCTGGGCGCTCGGCGTCATCGGGCCGTTCGACGACCACGACTTCGGCGCGGCCGTCGCCCGTTGA
- the truB gene encoding tRNA pseudouridine(55) synthase TruB: MSPRGSRSAGGPQVDGLVVVDKPPGLTSHDVVARARRILGQRRVGHAGTLDPMATGVLLLGAGRATRLLGHLALTDKVYDATIRLGRTTTTDDAEGEPLEDRPVDVAPARLAEAMAALTGTIDQVPSSVSAVKVGGVRAYARVRAGEQVELAARRVTVHRFDLVARRDADGAADQRGCDLDVTVGCSSGTYIRALARDLGAALGCGGHLTALRRTVVGPFGLDRAVSLDTFAELGAGAVVGLSEAVSAGFARRDVAGDAAVDVRHGRRLAPVGRPGTYGVFGPDGSVLALVEESAEAVRSLVVFAPA, translated from the coding sequence GTGAGCCCGCGGGGGTCCCGCTCGGCGGGGGGACCGCAGGTCGACGGCCTGGTCGTCGTCGACAAGCCGCCCGGGCTCACCTCGCACGACGTGGTCGCCCGCGCCCGGCGCATCCTGGGCCAGCGTCGCGTCGGCCACGCCGGCACCCTGGACCCGATGGCGACCGGCGTGCTCCTGCTCGGCGCCGGCCGGGCCACGAGGCTGCTGGGTCACCTCGCGCTCACCGACAAGGTGTACGACGCGACGATCCGGCTCGGCCGCACCACGACGACCGACGACGCCGAGGGTGAGCCGCTCGAGGACCGACCCGTCGACGTCGCCCCCGCGCGGCTCGCGGAGGCGATGGCGGCCCTGACCGGGACGATCGACCAGGTTCCGTCGAGCGTCAGCGCGGTCAAGGTCGGCGGGGTGCGCGCCTACGCGCGGGTGCGGGCCGGCGAGCAGGTGGAGCTCGCCGCCCGCCGGGTCACGGTGCACCGCTTCGACCTGGTCGCCCGCCGCGACGCCGACGGCGCGGCGGACCAGCGGGGCTGTGATCTCGACGTGACGGTCGGCTGCTCCAGCGGGACCTACATCCGGGCGCTCGCCCGCGACCTTGGGGCGGCGTTGGGCTGCGGAGGGCACCTGACGGCGTTGCGGCGCACCGTCGTGGGGCCGTTCGGGCTGGACCGGGCGGTGAGCCTCGACACGTTCGCCGAGCTGGGCGCGGGTGCGGTCGTCGGCCTGTCGGAGGCCGTCTCGGCCGGTTTTGCGCGCCGGGACGTGGCCGGGGACGCGGCGGTCGACGTGCGCCACGGCCGCCGGTTGGCGCCGGTAGGGCGGCCGGGTACCTACGGCGTGTTCGGCCCGGACGGGTCCGTGCTGGCGCTGGTCGAGGAGAGCGCCGAGGCGGTCCGCTCGCTGGTCGTGTTCGCTCCGGCCTGA